The stretch of DNA cAACCATTGAATAAATCATGACcaataatatattgttattcTGTCGGAATTATCAGAGAACAGTCATGAACTAGGCATCAttttggccgaaccacgtaaaactTTCTTACGTACAACTTATTCTTTATTCTATTTGTTTCTCCTCTTTACATTAGTGTTTATCCTCTCAATGCGGGCTAACAAATCATGGTTAACCAATTACGAACGTCTACAGCTGTTGACCTATACTTGCCTCGTTGCAGACCACTGAAAGAAAAAGTTGCAGTGTGAGATAATAGTCGTGTGAGAGATAATTTAGGTATTTTAGCGCGtgtgttgcatttgcatgctCTAATTGAGGTGTGTAATTAATTTGGAAATGTATAGTCtaagaatgtaattaaaataacaaaaaatttgagtgaCAACacgaaaaaaacataaaaatacaagaataataaatatgtatttaacTAATGTTGTAAGAGTCTTGTTATGTTGCCTAACAAGACTTtgcaaggggggggggggggggggggatgccCTCCTCTCAATTTGCATGCATCAAGTAACATAACAAAGCGTAATGTTGTAATTAGCTACAAAATCTTGATGGCCGCCACCCTGCAAACTACTCGTGTAAGTTGAAATTTGAGTCAAATTTTAATGactttcttaattaaattattataaaaatatattattatattattttaaaatattataaaagtttaattttattgcGGAGAAaagacaaattaattaattattctctaAATTGTAAAGTCCTTTtcttaacttaaaattaatcgtgtttaataattattattttcaataatgaATTAAAACCTTGCAAAACAAATTTTCCCCTTTTCtactttttttcttcaaaatttaatttcaaaactgagattttttcttaatcaattaagttcaaaaaataatttatcttcaaaaataaatatctctGATTAAAAATATCGGAGGATGAATAACGCCAACAATGACGAAAATGGCTTAAGAAAGAAAACGACGTCGTTAGTAGCCATCGACCCCTTCCCCCGTTCTATTCTCGCTGTGTTCCTCTGCAAAGCGAAGGCAAGGCAAGGCAAAGGAAGCATGGCCATGGCTACGGGATTGGAAACACCAATCTCCGCCACCAGCGCCTTTCTCTTTCACACCACACCGTTCTGTTCCCATGGAGAATTACCCTCAACAACAACTTCTGCTAAAATCccctccatttcttcttcctctcgtaACTCTAGACCAAGAAAGGCAGCAACAATAACTCCATTCCAATCCTTCAGCCCCCAAACCAGTAAGTGTTGAATTTCTCCACCTTCTGTGGTTTTCCTGTTTAGATTTCTGTTTGTTATCTTTTATGAGTGAGTTGGGATATCCTGTTCAGAACTTGGAGCGACTGGTGTGGCCGCTGCACGGGTAGAGGAGGAACACGTGGAGGTCGAAGTAACTGAGGGGTTTACAGTTACCCAGATTTGTGACAAGATTATTCACTTGTTCTTGAATGAGAAACCCAAGTCCAAGGAGTGGAGGAAGTACTTGGTGTTCAGGGAGGAGTGGAAGAAATACCGGGATAGCTTCTACAGCCGGTGCCAGTCCCGTGCTGATACTGAAAATGATTCCCAATTGAAGCAAAAATTGATCTCATTAGCTAGAAAAGTCAAGAGGGTATGTGACAATTGTTTGTGAATTTACAAGTGGCGTCATTTTGATGTGTGTTTGTTTGGGCATGAGCATTGCAGATTGATGATGAGATGGAAAGACACTATCAACTTCTTGAGGAGGTACGGGATAATCCTTCTGATATTAATGCAATAGTTGCAAGGCGGCGCAAGCACTTCACTGAGGAGTTTTTTCGGTATCTCTCTCTGCTCTCGGAGACCTATGATAGCTTAGAGGACCGTGATGGTAACTAATTTAGCTTTTTGTGCTTTTGGATTGATATATATGCTAATTATATAATTGGAATAGGTAGTTACCCATACGTTAAATGTCGTTTGATGCCTATGGATATCATCCTCTTGATGCTGAAGGCGGACAACACCTTCAAAATATTGTGAACGTATTCGGCTGTCTTGCTGATGGAAATTAATGAATTTGCCTCAGATTCTGATGGATAACACCACAGGCCTCACCCCAGTGTTTTGAACTCTTGGGAGCTATTAATATATTCTAAACTTCCATATTGACTATACATGATGTGGGGTTATTTTGTGAAACTCTTACTCCAATTAGGTACTGGCAGCTTTGCAAGGCCACAAGACTCATCTCACTGTAATTTTGACCATGATCAATCTCAAGCATTCTCTTGCCCTGCACTCTTACAATATTAGCCCAAAACTAACTTTGGTATCACTTGTAAGTTGTAACACCACAATCTTTTAGTAAGAAATGCTAAAAGTTAATATTCAGCCTAGAACCTAGTAATATACTCGAGATGTGTTCCATAGGCTACTGATGTGTGGGGCTATGGCATGTTCACTTACTCCTGCCAATATGGTAGGTGATAtgcaatttttttatcatttaaaacACATGATTCTTACTTTAACATTGTAAGTCACGATGGTTCCTAAGATAAGTATTAATAGGATCTCATTTATGTGACTTGTAGAACGTGCCTAAAAACTGGctcttcttacttttttttcttattcaaacGATAATCTTTCTAAAAACTTAAAGACTTGTAGAAGTCTTAAGATTTTTGTGAATTTGCAGTTTAGATCCAGCCCATCAAGATTTTTTCCCTATGATTCTAGTATCCACTTAATCGCTTTCGGCTATGATGGGCTCCAGAACAGGTTAAGGGGCATTTGCTTTAAGCTGCAGCCTGGGTTCACTAATACCTTGTCTTTTGGCAAGTCATGCCAAATTTCCCATGTCTTGtggaaattttgttttatttgaactcTTTGTTGAAGTTCTGAAGTCCATTTACTGatatttgttcatatttatgtgtgtgtgacAGTGTGAAACTGCAAAAACACCTTAAGATCAAACAGAAATATTTGTCTTGGGATTTGGAAGTTGATTTGACGAAGTAATGTACTTCAACATAAAAGTTTGTTGGAAAACACCTTCTGTTTTAGCTAGATTGCCAGGCAACTAACTTGTATGTGTCTGTTCATCAGTTCGTTCTTCTTTAATAAACATGCAATAGCTATCTTCTATAGACTTTTTTTAGCCATTTTATGCAGCATTTTTCTGATGATAAATTTCCTCCTGATAGTTCACAATTGATGGTTGTCCATTCTCCTTTTCATTACAACTATATCaacctttaaaaaaaattaatgaaataaactaaaaagagaaggaaggaaTCTATAGAAGGTTGAAACATCCTTCTGATTCTCTCTCCTAATCAAAGAAACAAGATAatcagcaaaaataaaaaaaaaaacggacAAATGTTAATATGAATGCTACAGAGAGCTATCTAATACTGCTGTATCATTTGTTTGGGCAGCGGTGGCTAGACTTGGGGCTAGATGCTTATCTGCAGTCTCTGCATTTGATAATACACTGGAAATTGTGGGGACATTAGATACTGCCCAGGCCAAATTTGATGACATCCTAAACTCTCCTTCAGTGGATGTGGCTTGTGAGAAGATTAAAAGTCTTGCCAAGGCAAAGGAACTTGActcttctttgattttattGATAAACAGTGCTTGGGCTGCTGCAAAGGAGTCCACTACCATGAAGAATGAGGTACAGATGATCTTCTAAGAGGATATTCACTTTTTGCAGACTATAGAACTTCTGCCTTCAAAAGTATTAGTTTATAGAATCAAAACATACATGAATGGAAGCTCATGTGCATTGCTGGGAAGCATAAAACAGAGCAAGCGGATCTTGCTTTCCAGAAGCTCACTACCTCTGTTTATTTAACCTTGCatttaactttaattaattttatgagctgtcattttcattttcctgGGGACTTTGGTGATTGAGAATATTGTGTTGGGTCCATTTGGTGAGATATCAGTAAGCACTGTGTTAAGACTGGGAAAGTTATATATACGAGATTCCAGTTTGAGCTATGAGCACTGATGTGCAAATAGTGTAAAAGTTAGGTTGAGTCTGTGTACTTCTGGAACTGGTcttctataattttctttaacGTTGAATCTCCTAGTCAAAGAGTAGTCAATGAAGAATGCTT from Diospyros lotus cultivar Yz01 chromosome 6, ASM1463336v1, whole genome shotgun sequence encodes:
- the LOC127805014 gene encoding uncharacterized protein At4g37920 isoform X2, which produces MAMATGLETPISATSAFLFHTTPFCSHGELPSTTTSAKIPSISSSSRNSRPRKAATITPFQSFSPQTKLGATGVAAARVEEEHVEVEVTEGFTVTQICDKIIHLFLNEKPKSKEWRKYLVFREEWKKYRDSFYSRCQSRADTENDSQLKQKLISLARKVKRIDDEMERHYQLLEEVRDNPSDINAIVARRRKHFTEEFFRLGARCLSAVSAFDNTLEIVGTLDTAQAKFDDILNSPSVDVACEKIKSLAKAKELDSSLILLINSAWAAAKESTTMKNEVKDIMYRLYKATKSSLRSMAPKEIKLLKYLLNITDPEERFSALATAFSPGNEHEPKDRNAIYTTPKELHKWINIMLDAYHLSQEETDIREARQMCQPVVIQRLFILKETIEEEYLDHHQAAKTENGTKP
- the LOC127805014 gene encoding uncharacterized protein At4g37920 isoform X1, whose amino-acid sequence is MAMATGLETPISATSAFLFHTTPFCSHGELPSTTTSAKIPSISSSSRNSRPRKAATITPFQSFSPQTKLGATGVAAARVEEEHVEVEVTEGFTVTQICDKIIHLFLNEKPKSKEWRKYLVFREEWKKYRDSFYSRCQSRADTENDSQLKQKLISLARKVKRIDDEMERHYQLLEEVRDNPSDINAIVARRRKHFTEEFFRYLSLLSETYDSLEDRDAVARLGARCLSAVSAFDNTLEIVGTLDTAQAKFDDILNSPSVDVACEKIKSLAKAKELDSSLILLINSAWAAAKESTTMKNEVKDIMYRLYKATKSSLRSMAPKEIKLLKYLLNITDPEERFSALATAFSPGNEHEPKDRNAIYTTPKELHKWINIMLDAYHLSQEETDIREARQMCQPVVIQRLFILKETIEEEYLDHHQAAKTENGTKP